In a genomic window of Quercus lobata isolate SW786 chromosome 4, ValleyOak3.0 Primary Assembly, whole genome shotgun sequence:
- the LOC115985355 gene encoding ankyrin repeat-containing protein ITN1-like, with amino-acid sequence MRDQLSISNIQQIRAGRVEDAILRATKEGIFEIVFEMVKANPQLVWSHDERSRNIFSVAVEYRRAKIFSLIHGLNIQNGLAGFPDFTNKNNLLHMAGMSAASTSLNQIPGAALKMQRELQWFKEVESIVPSKSHGFLNKEGLTPRQLFTKNHADMMSNREKWMKDTASSCTVVGALIVTIMFAAAFTVPGGNDQNKGFPIFLNEKLFMVFIVSDALSLFSSSTSVLIFLGILTSRYAEEDFLKSLPKKMIIGLSTLFFSIAAMMIAFSASLFLMLREQSWIFIPIICLASVPVTLFVLMQFPLLVDMTILTYRPRIFNRKMERWF; translated from the exons ATGAGGGACCAGTTATCAATTTCAAATATTCAACAAATAAGGGCTGGTCGCGTTGAAGATGCCATCCTCCGTGCAACAAAGGAAGGGATTTTTGAGATTGTTTTTGAAATGGTGAAAGCGAATCCACAACTTGTGTGGAGCCATGATGAAAGATCAAGAAACATTTTTTCGGTTGCTGTCGAATATCGTCGAGCCAAAATCTTTAGCCTTATTCATGGTCTTAATATTCAAAACGGTTTGGCGGGTTTTCCAGATTTCACCAACAAAAATAACTTATTACATATGGCAGGGATGTCAGCAGCTTCTACATCACTTAATCAGATCCCAGGTGCAGCTTTGAAGATGCAAAGAGAACTACAGTGGTTTAAG GAGGTTGAGAGCATTGTCCCTTCCAAGTCTCATGGATTTTTAAACAAAGAGGGTTTGACTCCCCGACAATTGTTTACAAAGAACCATGCAGACATGATGAGCAACAGAGAGAAATGGATGAAGGACACAGCATCTTCTTGTACTGTGGTAGGCGCTCTCATTGTAACCATAATGTTTGCTGCAGCATTTACTGTTCCAGGTGGTAACGACCAAAATAAAGGCTTCCCAATTttcttaaatgaaaaattatttatggtCTTTATAGTATCCGATGCTCTCTCACTCTTTTCTTCCTCAACTTCAGTCTTGATCTTTTTGGGAATCCTCACATCTCGTTATGCAGAAGAAGATTTCCTTAAGTCCTTgcctaaaaaaatgataataggCCTTTCTACCCTTTTCTTCTCTATTGCAGCCATGATGATAGCCTTTTctgcttctctttttcttatgCTACGTGAACAATCATGGATTTTCATTCCTATCATTTGCTTGGCTAGTGTTCCTGTCACCCTTTTTGTATTGATGCAATTTCCCCTTCTTGTTGACATGACCATTTTAACCTACCGACCTCGCATCTTCAATAGGAAAATGGAGCGTTGGTTTTAA